Proteins encoded within one genomic window of Amycolatopsis nigrescens CSC17Ta-90:
- a CDS encoding nuclear transport factor 2 family protein: MKSSTCIRAEPWTTLELVQALLARFGAQDPTALAELFASRVDWQVSEPAAAGWSNGTRSRREVEAVLRSLFGALGLEELTVRRLLIDGEDAVVLGRTRWRTAGPAVDYLVDFALSVSVHRGEVDECWLMRKGTVATTATTAAP; this comes from the coding sequence GTGAAATCGTCGACTTGTATTCGCGCCGAGCCGTGGACGACGCTGGAACTCGTGCAGGCGCTGCTCGCGCGATTCGGCGCGCAGGACCCGACAGCGCTCGCCGAACTGTTCGCGTCGCGGGTCGACTGGCAGGTGAGCGAGCCGGCCGCGGCCGGCTGGAGCAACGGCACGCGGTCCCGGCGCGAGGTCGAGGCGGTGCTCCGGTCGCTGTTCGGCGCGCTCGGGCTCGAGGAGCTGACCGTGCGTCGGCTGCTCATCGACGGCGAGGACGCCGTGGTGCTGGGGCGAACCCGGTGGCGGACGGCCGGACCGGCGGTGGACTACCTGGTGGACTTCGCGCTGAGCGTCTCGGTCCACCGGGGCGAGGTGGACGAGTGCTGGCTGATGCGCAAGGGCACGGTTGCGACCACTGCCACCACTGCGGCTCCGTGA
- a CDS encoding helix-turn-helix transcriptional regulator: MLDARAQVHRTELISELVARSRRRRGLTQDALANLLAEASGNQSVTREEVSRWERGKRIPGPYWRDWLCRSLELPQDRLEHAAVAARLCRRGGPPRPWAG, translated from the coding sequence GTGCTCGACGCGAGGGCGCAGGTTCACCGCACGGAACTGATATCCGAACTCGTCGCCCGGTCAAGGAGAAGGCGGGGCCTCACCCAGGACGCGCTGGCGAACCTGCTGGCCGAGGCTTCCGGCAACCAGAGCGTGACCCGGGAGGAGGTCTCCCGCTGGGAACGCGGCAAACGCATCCCCGGGCCGTACTGGCGCGACTGGCTGTGCCGGTCCCTGGAACTGCCGCAGGACAGGCTGGAGCACGCGGCCGTGGCGGCCCGCCTCTGCCGCCGCGGCGGCCCGCCCCGCCCGTGGGCCGGATGA
- a CDS encoding lamin tail domain-containing protein, protein MSTLCTILLSAAMAAAPGTGPGTSPVKIEALLPGSSGFIVLRNTSELPVDLDGWSVRSCTGTGSAELAALPPGSTLPGGERFLIAGEGSAGTIGGQVVVRSITGSGAMLVRRDRTRADGVAFTTDSPCRENEASSPCGRQPLGRDENSTDTDNNRVDFSCRIS, encoded by the coding sequence ATGAGCACCCTCTGCACCATCCTTCTCAGCGCGGCGATGGCGGCGGCGCCCGGCACCGGGCCCGGCACGAGCCCGGTGAAGATCGAAGCACTGCTCCCGGGGTCCAGCGGTTTCATCGTGCTGCGCAACACCTCCGAGCTGCCGGTCGATCTCGACGGCTGGTCGGTCCGGTCCTGCACCGGGACCGGGTCGGCCGAGCTCGCCGCGCTCCCGCCGGGCAGCACCCTGCCCGGCGGTGAGCGCTTCCTGATCGCCGGCGAAGGCTCCGCCGGGACCATCGGCGGTCAGGTCGTGGTGCGTTCGATCACCGGCAGCGGCGCGATGCTGGTCCGGCGGGACCGCACGCGGGCGGACGGGGTCGCCTTCACCACCGACTCCCCCTGCCGCGAGAACGAAGCGAGCAGCCCCTGCGGCCGGCAGCCGCTCGGCCGGGACGAGAACAGCACCGACACCGACAACAACCGCGTCGACTTCAGCTGCCGGATTTCCTGA
- a CDS encoding lamin tail domain-containing protein, giving the protein MRKILSSVVIGFAMLAAVGTASAAQDESAADVQISSSVVINEVTTVGPNGALDEAIEIRNISSQPVDISGYLIGIFNQANAVVDTITVPQGVVLAPKGNVGQFLVLTGQNFSGTVADQTNVLPFVMAGLEGIPSRGGVAIFNMNNSKIDGVAFSATAVTPREGVAAQAETVLTQPLGAANARDLLSTDRDHNQLDFSLHQRTLGAVN; this is encoded by the coding sequence ATGCGTAAAATTCTGAGCAGTGTGGTGATCGGCTTCGCCATGCTGGCCGCGGTCGGCACCGCGAGCGCGGCGCAGGACGAGTCGGCGGCCGACGTCCAGATCTCGTCCTCCGTGGTGATCAACGAGGTGACCACGGTCGGCCCCAACGGCGCGCTCGACGAGGCGATCGAGATCCGCAACATCAGCTCCCAGCCGGTGGACATCAGCGGCTACCTGATCGGCATCTTCAACCAGGCCAACGCCGTGGTCGACACCATCACGGTGCCGCAGGGCGTGGTACTGGCGCCCAAGGGCAACGTCGGCCAGTTCCTCGTGCTCACCGGCCAGAACTTCTCCGGCACGGTCGCCGACCAGACCAACGTGCTGCCCTTCGTCATGGCCGGGCTGGAAGGCATTCCGAGCCGTGGTGGCGTGGCGATCTTCAACATGAACAACAGCAAGATCGACGGCGTGGCGTTCTCCGCCACCGCGGTCACGCCTCGCGAAGGCGTCGCCGCGCAGGCCGAAACCGTGCTCACCCAGCCGCTCGGCGCCGCCAACGCCCGCGACCTGCTGAGCACGGACCGGGACCACAACCAGCTGGACTTCTCGCTGCACCAGCGGACTCTGGGCGCGGTGAACTGA
- a CDS encoding S8 family peptidase has product MIAAREHTTRRGIRRSLLALVLATTPAMPYPAAQAASPVPTAPTGPAPAVHRVTLLTGDEVTYTEGADGSRVAGVDAAERPGRSPASFQTTTTPDGLFVYPTDVLPYVQARTVDRNLFNITELVREGLADTATATLPVLATYDAGTPAGALTESAERLPAAHRKVTVPAIGGVGLRVEKENAEQFWQSVSAPREGAADLRHGLTGLMLDRRVRVSLDQSAPQIGAPVAWAAGLDGTGTTVAVVDTGIDPGHPDLAGAVTDSANFTAEPDTVDRHGHGTHVASIIAGTGKASGGRYRGVAPGAKLLVAKVFDASGEGDSSQVMAGMQWAAERGAKVVNLSLGAGATDGTDPLSALLNKLSAQTGALFVAASGNDGPGTRTVSTPGAADAALTVGAVDRQRKLAWFSGRGPRLGDAAVKPELVAPGVDIAAARAANTTMGTPLDAHYTRSSGTSMATPHVTAAAAVLAQQHPDWPGPKLKDTLVTTAADAGLRWYEQGSGMLDIARAVTQRTGGPAPVAFGRHERTGGDMPPIPHDLRYANTGDQPLTLDLSLKVSAWDGSAAPPEGIRLAGSTISLPPGTAANASLGLDPDVGKTGVYGGTVVAASPDGKTVLRTPVSAYNAPQLFPVRLRVLDSRGNPAANALAQLIDDAAGAGNGNDPFRDQIAYQVDLVDGGGTISLPHGSYSALGWVTEKRVTGRTWSALNVSEVDIRGPAEIVLDATRATPVEVTTPGPVDQRDRTVMMRRVIPPSAGTAGYIGEAGLSAGGTSWQVRATPAAPASGGAISLQDTLSLQQAAAELRLGGKSFHPEYDVPSLAEKWPGEHTAAMVFGNQGRPEDLAGLDLRDKIVLVRLPAAADDTETAGKLFAAATAAARAAADRGAAAIVPYADLPGALTIPGLSSTVLPQLSVDNLEGAALLAALGTGPATVLVRAAPEAMYNLSYLDANGIPAEHVRRMDPATLVASRTAYHAELPGLSVKKTWYPFPTGLWKTQFLQGTKVPAPGGWTEYTGPGDDRTVWRRTATLSGGNAALSMTEQNIYRQGETARPDEQWFKAPLHSTAVELQPDHPAHYPATAGGWTVLCSACRGGDDPDSFVPPLQWADGKPGHFTSPYEVAKYFATSTARLFQGGSEIEPVNNGDPLALFPVFRLSAQPARYRLDVRDVLAPGPVVGAPSTALFRTSARTDTSWTFTSARASGSAPRGFGCYTGGPACAFQPLIQLEHRFALDSGNQAGAGAYTFETTASSHTGATGGGPVVWLRMSYSTDEGATWREAKADPLGAGRWKVTVDHPATGGFVWLRAEARDASGNTVDQTMRRAYSLRAAVVG; this is encoded by the coding sequence ATGATCGCAGCTCGCGAACACACCACCCGGCGCGGAATCCGTCGTTCCCTGCTCGCCCTCGTCCTGGCCACCACCCCGGCCATGCCGTACCCGGCGGCGCAGGCAGCGTCCCCCGTGCCCACAGCACCCACCGGGCCCGCACCTGCCGTCCACCGGGTCACCCTGCTGACCGGGGACGAAGTCACCTACACCGAGGGCGCGGACGGATCGCGGGTGGCCGGAGTGGACGCGGCCGAGCGGCCGGGGCGGTCACCGGCGAGCTTCCAGACGACCACCACCCCGGACGGGCTGTTCGTCTACCCCACCGACGTGCTGCCCTACGTGCAGGCGCGCACCGTCGACCGGAACCTGTTCAACATCACCGAACTCGTCCGCGAAGGACTCGCCGACACGGCAACGGCAACTCTTCCGGTGCTCGCCACCTACGACGCCGGCACCCCGGCCGGTGCGCTGACCGAGTCCGCGGAGCGGCTCCCGGCGGCGCATCGCAAGGTGACCGTGCCGGCCATCGGCGGGGTGGGGCTGCGGGTGGAAAAGGAGAACGCGGAACAGTTCTGGCAGTCGGTCAGCGCGCCGCGGGAGGGGGCGGCCGACCTGCGCCACGGGCTGACCGGGCTGATGCTGGACCGCCGGGTCCGGGTCAGCCTGGACCAGAGCGCGCCCCAGATCGGCGCCCCGGTCGCCTGGGCCGCCGGGCTCGACGGCACCGGCACCACCGTCGCCGTGGTGGACACCGGTATCGACCCCGGCCATCCCGATCTCGCCGGAGCCGTCACCGATTCGGCCAACTTCACCGCTGAACCGGACACTGTGGACCGGCACGGCCACGGCACCCACGTCGCTTCCATCATCGCCGGCACCGGCAAGGCGTCCGGCGGCCGGTACCGCGGAGTGGCGCCGGGAGCGAAACTGTTGGTGGCCAAGGTTTTCGACGCCTCCGGCGAAGGAGACAGCTCGCAGGTGATGGCCGGGATGCAGTGGGCGGCCGAGCGCGGCGCGAAAGTGGTCAACCTCAGCCTGGGTGCGGGTGCCACCGACGGCACCGACCCGCTCAGCGCGCTGCTGAACAAGCTGTCCGCGCAGACCGGCGCGCTGTTCGTGGCCGCGTCGGGCAACGACGGCCCCGGCACCCGCACGGTGAGCACCCCCGGCGCCGCGGACGCCGCGCTCACCGTGGGCGCGGTCGACCGGCAGCGGAAACTGGCCTGGTTCAGCGGCAGGGGACCGCGGCTCGGCGATGCCGCGGTCAAACCCGAGCTCGTCGCGCCCGGCGTCGACATCGCCGCGGCGCGCGCCGCGAACACCACCATGGGCACGCCGCTCGACGCCCACTACACCCGCTCGTCCGGCACCTCCATGGCCACCCCGCATGTGACGGCCGCCGCGGCCGTCCTGGCCCAGCAGCACCCCGACTGGCCGGGACCGAAGCTGAAGGACACCCTGGTGACCACCGCGGCGGACGCCGGTCTCCGTTGGTACGAACAAGGATCCGGGATGCTCGACATCGCCAGGGCGGTCACCCAGCGCACCGGCGGCCCGGCGCCGGTCGCCTTCGGCCGGCACGAACGGACCGGCGGCGATATGCCCCCGATCCCCCACGACCTGCGCTACGCCAACACCGGTGACCAGCCGCTCACGCTCGACCTCTCGCTCAAGGTGTCCGCCTGGGACGGCTCCGCGGCCCCGCCGGAGGGCATCCGGCTGGCCGGCTCGACGATCTCGCTTCCGCCGGGCACCGCCGCGAACGCGTCACTGGGCCTTGACCCGGACGTGGGCAAGACGGGCGTGTACGGCGGCACCGTGGTGGCCGCCAGCCCGGACGGCAAGACCGTGCTGCGCACCCCGGTCAGCGCCTACAACGCGCCACAGCTGTTCCCGGTGCGGCTGCGGGTGCTCGACTCCAGGGGAAACCCGGCGGCGAACGCGCTCGCACAGCTCATCGACGACGCGGCGGGTGCCGGGAACGGCAACGACCCCTTCCGCGACCAGATCGCCTACCAGGTCGATCTGGTCGACGGCGGCGGCACCATCTCGCTGCCGCACGGCAGCTACTCGGCACTGGGCTGGGTCACCGAGAAACGGGTGACGGGCCGGACCTGGTCCGCGCTGAACGTGTCCGAAGTGGACATTCGCGGCCCTGCCGAGATCGTGCTGGACGCGACCAGGGCGACCCCGGTCGAGGTGACCACGCCGGGGCCGGTCGACCAGCGCGACCGGACCGTCATGATGCGCCGGGTGATCCCGCCGTCGGCCGGGACCGCCGGCTACATCGGCGAGGCCGGGCTGTCCGCCGGCGGCACGAGCTGGCAGGTACGGGCCACCCCGGCGGCGCCGGCCAGTGGCGGGGCGATCTCCTTGCAGGACACCCTGAGCCTGCAGCAGGCGGCGGCCGAGCTGCGGCTGGGCGGAAAGAGCTTCCACCCGGAGTACGACGTGCCGAGCCTGGCGGAGAAATGGCCGGGCGAGCACACCGCGGCGATGGTGTTCGGGAACCAGGGGCGCCCCGAGGACCTGGCCGGCCTCGACCTGCGGGACAAGATCGTGCTGGTCCGCCTGCCCGCCGCGGCCGACGACACGGAGACCGCGGGCAAGCTGTTCGCGGCGGCGACCGCGGCCGCGCGCGCCGCGGCGGACCGCGGCGCGGCCGCGATCGTCCCCTACGCCGACCTTCCCGGCGCGCTCACCATTCCCGGCCTCTCCAGCACGGTTCTGCCGCAGCTGTCGGTCGACAACCTGGAAGGCGCCGCACTGCTCGCCGCGCTCGGCACGGGCCCCGCGACCGTGCTGGTCCGCGCCGCACCGGAGGCCATGTACAACCTCAGTTACCTGGACGCCAACGGGATTCCGGCCGAGCACGTGCGGCGGATGGATCCCGCCACGCTGGTGGCGAGCCGGACCGCCTACCACGCGGAGCTGCCCGGCCTGTCCGTCAAGAAGACCTGGTACCCGTTCCCGACCGGGCTGTGGAAGACCCAGTTCCTCCAGGGCACGAAGGTGCCCGCGCCCGGCGGCTGGACCGAGTACACCGGGCCGGGTGACGACCGCACGGTGTGGCGACGGACCGCGACCCTGTCCGGCGGCAACGCGGCCCTGTCGATGACCGAGCAGAACATCTACCGCCAAGGTGAGACGGCGAGGCCGGACGAACAATGGTTCAAGGCGCCCCTGCACAGCACCGCTGTGGAGCTGCAACCCGACCATCCCGCGCACTACCCGGCCACCGCGGGCGGCTGGACCGTGCTCTGCTCGGCCTGCCGTGGCGGCGACGATCCGGACTCGTTCGTTCCGCCGCTGCAATGGGCCGACGGGAAGCCGGGGCATTTCACCAGCCCGTACGAGGTCGCCAAGTACTTCGCCACCAGCACGGCCAGGTTGTTCCAGGGCGGCAGCGAGATCGAGCCGGTGAACAACGGCGACCCGCTGGCGCTGTTCCCGGTGTTCCGGCTGTCCGCGCAACCGGCCCGCTATCGGCTGGACGTGCGTGACGTGCTCGCGCCGGGACCGGTGGTGGGTGCGCCGAGTACCGCCCTGTTCCGCACCTCCGCCCGCACGGACACCTCGTGGACGTTCACCTCGGCCAGGGCGAGCGGGTCCGCGCCTCGCGGCTTCGGCTGCTACACCGGCGGTCCGGCCTGCGCCTTCCAGCCGTTGATCCAGCTCGAGCACCGGTTCGCACTGGACTCCGGCAACCAGGCCGGGGCAGGGGCCTACACCTTCGAGACGACCGCGTCCTCGCACACCGGCGCGACCGGCGGTGGGCCAGTGGTCTGGCTGCGGATGTCCTATTCCACCGACGAAGGCGCCACCTGGCGCGAGGCGAAGGCCGACCCGCTCGGCGCCGGCCGCTGGAAGGTCACCGTGGACCACCCGGCGACGGGCGGGTTCGTCTGGCTTCGCGCGGAGGCGCGGGACGCCTCGGGCAACACGGTCGATCAGACCATGCGGCGGGCGTACTCACTGCGGGCCGCGGTCGTCGGGTAG
- a CDS encoding helix-turn-helix domain-containing protein, whose product MLGIVGIPPAEQAVYEVLVDSQAMTAAELRARLRLTAQQLRPALKALRALGLVSRSAGPPERFTAMAPEVALEALFLQKEHELKQGRVFAAFLRDRYQEAAAGRQPSELIEVLHGGEQITMRVEQVMRTARREVRFVDKPPYAQPPSTLHPVERELLGKGVRFRGIYDRRALDLHDLRADLEAGLGLGEEARVIAEAPIKMILADTLLGLIPLRSGAPTLSSALVVHPSALLDALDAWFGNLWQQAVPLVFSGDEAPDAGLLSAEHTRLLALLTTGMPDRSIAKNLGLSYRTYQRRLSDLMRALGADTRFQAGLRAAARGWAELPLAERSELPDDRGPQ is encoded by the coding sequence ATGCTGGGCATCGTCGGGATACCGCCTGCTGAGCAGGCCGTTTACGAGGTGCTGGTCGACAGCCAGGCGATGACGGCGGCGGAGTTGCGGGCGAGGTTGCGGCTGACTGCGCAGCAGTTGCGGCCCGCGCTCAAGGCGTTGCGGGCGTTGGGGCTGGTTTCGCGGTCGGCGGGGCCGCCGGAGCGGTTCACCGCGATGGCGCCGGAGGTCGCACTTGAAGCGTTGTTCCTGCAAAAAGAGCACGAGCTCAAGCAGGGCAGGGTGTTCGCCGCGTTCCTGCGGGACCGGTACCAGGAGGCGGCGGCCGGGCGGCAGCCGTCCGAGCTGATCGAGGTGCTGCACGGCGGGGAACAGATCACCATGCGGGTGGAGCAGGTGATGCGAACCGCCCGCCGGGAGGTGCGTTTTGTGGACAAACCGCCTTACGCACAGCCACCGAGCACCCTGCACCCGGTGGAGCGGGAGCTGCTCGGCAAAGGAGTGCGCTTCCGGGGCATCTACGATCGCCGGGCGCTGGATCTGCACGACCTGCGGGCCGATCTGGAGGCGGGGCTGGGGCTGGGCGAGGAGGCCAGGGTGATCGCCGAGGCGCCGATCAAGATGATACTGGCGGACACCCTGCTCGGGCTGATCCCGCTGCGGTCCGGGGCGCCGACGCTGAGCAGCGCGCTGGTCGTGCATCCCTCCGCGTTGCTGGACGCGCTCGACGCCTGGTTCGGCAACCTGTGGCAGCAGGCGGTGCCGCTGGTGTTCTCCGGCGACGAAGCCCCGGACGCCGGGCTGCTCTCGGCCGAGCACACCCGGTTGCTGGCGTTGCTCACCACCGGCATGCCGGACCGCAGCATCGCCAAGAACCTCGGACTGAGCTACCGCACCTACCAGCGCCGGCTCAGCGACCTGATGCGGGCGCTGGGCGCGGACACCCGGTTCCAGGCGGGCTTGCGCGCCGCGGCCAGGGGCTGGGCCGAACTGCCCCTGGCCGAGCGGAGCGAGCTACCCGACGACCGCGGCCCGCAGTGA
- a CDS encoding GNAT family N-acetyltransferase, translated as MRSNMAPTPPLALCDHDAAGMVELKPVLLSVYKKVYEALLGDPFFAPDRFWQRLEAYAKWPGFALVAGWVDDSMVGYTLGYTLPERSAWWRGFRGNVVPELLKEDGSRTFAVTQLMVLPDWRRRGYAHRLHDALLADRAEERATLLVKPDNIPARTAYLSWGWRKFGELQPFDDAPVYESLIYSFR; from the coding sequence GTGCGATCCAACATGGCTCCGACGCCGCCACTTGCACTGTGTGACCATGACGCGGCTGGGATGGTCGAGCTCAAGCCGGTGCTGCTCTCCGTCTACAAGAAGGTCTACGAGGCTCTGCTGGGTGATCCCTTCTTTGCGCCGGATCGATTTTGGCAGCGTCTTGAAGCCTACGCGAAATGGCCGGGGTTCGCCTTGGTGGCGGGATGGGTCGATGATTCGATGGTGGGATACACGCTGGGCTATACGCTGCCGGAGCGATCGGCGTGGTGGCGGGGGTTTCGTGGAAATGTGGTGCCGGAGCTGTTGAAAGAGGATGGCAGTCGGACGTTTGCGGTGACACAGCTTATGGTGTTGCCCGATTGGCGACGACGTGGCTACGCTCACCGGCTGCACGATGCACTCCTTGCTGATCGGGCGGAAGAACGTGCCACCTTGCTGGTGAAGCCGGACAACATTCCCGCGCGCACGGCGTATTTGTCTTGGGGATGGAGAAAGTTCGGTGAATTGCAGCCGTTCGACGATGCGCCAGTGTATGAATCGCTGATTTATTCTTTTCGGTAG
- a CDS encoding GNAT family N-acetyltransferase, which translates to MTYAHVSGPAAADLLPDLRDLYFDVYQEPPYHWGSEHADLFAERFHSQSQAPGFDLVTARDQETLVGFTFGVTLLPNTPWWQDLVTPIDPVVTRERAGRTFALVELLVRHPWRRQGIAARLHDELLAHRPEERATLTVLPAATPAQHAYADWGWHRVAQKRNPLPGSPVFDVMVKALP; encoded by the coding sequence GTGACGTATGCCCACGTGAGCGGGCCGGCCGCAGCCGACTTGCTGCCAGATCTCCGGGATCTCTACTTCGACGTGTACCAAGAGCCGCCTTACCACTGGGGCAGTGAACACGCCGATCTCTTCGCCGAACGGTTCCACTCCCAAAGCCAGGCGCCTGGCTTTGATTTGGTGACTGCTCGCGACCAGGAGACGTTGGTCGGGTTCACCTTCGGCGTCACGCTGCTGCCGAACACACCCTGGTGGCAGGACCTGGTGACTCCGATCGATCCGGTAGTGACGAGGGAGCGCGCCGGACGCACCTTTGCCCTAGTGGAACTCCTCGTGCGGCATCCATGGCGACGGCAAGGGATTGCCGCCCGGCTCCACGACGAGTTGCTTGCACATCGGCCTGAGGAACGCGCCACGCTCACCGTGCTGCCAGCAGCCACGCCAGCACAACACGCTTATGCCGATTGGGGCTGGCATCGCGTCGCACAGAAGCGAAACCCGCTTCCTGGCTCGCCGGTGTTTGACGTGATGGTGAAGGCGCTACCCTGA
- a CDS encoding helix-turn-helix domain-containing protein, with protein sequence MAIVQHWTGRDAKLLRAALRLSVRDFSATLGVGARTVSKWEARGEDISPTPDMQAILDTALARASDEVRHRFSLSRHNENSAEPAIASAVPLTPSAVDLHSFGNVLIEEGVPFQLSATRVAEGIEEFTASDMATRRAFLLGLSLLSGAPLVRQIRQWAAQLPVVPVRAGEVGQHELAELEQAVTFFRRWDASGKGGLHRKAVIGQLNAVAEILREQSDANTDRRLFQVVAELAQLAGWMTYDAGAFGLSQRYYLSALHACQHAGATDLGAKVIGDMTQLSTALGNYDDSLTLTRTALAAMPRDGNPLVRSELLGLEARAHAQLGPSEAGSARRAVEACIEVFDEATPDQHVDWIHYMNQAEVECLAANTYTELALHEPEPKRALVHANRAEAHTLGAIDSRGGAYARSRIIDEIRLGKVRLAQQEPAEAANIGLRALEQADTMRSSVVVKWLNGLATPLADRYGDVRAVSELKTAVAAYHGAADGRQVDAPGT encoded by the coding sequence ATGGCGATCGTTCAGCACTGGACTGGCCGCGATGCCAAGTTGCTGCGCGCTGCGCTGCGGCTGAGCGTCCGTGACTTCTCCGCCACGCTCGGAGTTGGTGCTCGTACCGTCAGCAAATGGGAAGCTCGGGGCGAAGACATCAGCCCGACGCCCGACATGCAGGCGATTTTGGACACGGCCCTAGCGCGAGCCTCGGATGAGGTCAGGCATCGCTTCAGCTTGAGCCGGCACAACGAAAACTCGGCAGAACCAGCCATCGCATCCGCAGTGCCGTTGACACCTTCTGCGGTTGACCTTCACTCGTTTGGGAACGTACTCATAGAAGAAGGAGTGCCGTTCCAACTTTCAGCAACACGAGTTGCTGAAGGGATCGAGGAGTTCACCGCAAGCGACATGGCCACACGACGAGCGTTCCTGCTGGGGCTTTCGTTGCTGTCGGGCGCACCGCTCGTCCGGCAGATCAGGCAGTGGGCAGCGCAGTTGCCGGTCGTGCCAGTCCGAGCAGGCGAAGTTGGCCAGCACGAACTAGCCGAGCTTGAGCAGGCTGTCACGTTCTTTCGTCGCTGGGATGCCTCCGGTAAGGGCGGATTGCACCGCAAGGCCGTGATCGGCCAGCTCAATGCAGTGGCTGAGATCTTGCGCGAGCAGTCGGATGCCAACACCGATCGCCGTCTGTTCCAGGTAGTGGCCGAACTCGCGCAACTTGCCGGTTGGATGACCTACGACGCTGGCGCCTTCGGCCTGTCCCAGCGCTACTACCTGTCGGCCCTGCACGCCTGCCAGCACGCCGGTGCCACCGATCTCGGCGCCAAGGTGATCGGCGATATGACGCAGCTGTCCACCGCGCTCGGCAACTACGACGACAGCCTTACCTTGACCCGTACCGCGCTGGCTGCCATGCCGCGTGACGGCAACCCGCTCGTTCGGTCAGAGCTGCTCGGCCTGGAGGCTCGCGCTCACGCCCAGCTCGGTCCCAGCGAGGCAGGTAGTGCTCGTCGCGCTGTCGAGGCATGCATTGAAGTCTTCGACGAAGCCACTCCCGACCAGCACGTGGACTGGATTCACTACATGAACCAGGCAGAAGTCGAATGCCTGGCGGCCAACACCTACACCGAGCTGGCACTGCACGAACCAGAACCGAAACGGGCGCTCGTTCACGCCAACCGCGCCGAAGCCCACACCCTCGGGGCCATCGACAGCCGCGGTGGCGCCTACGCGCGCAGCAGAATTATCGACGAGATCCGCCTCGGTAAGGTACGGCTGGCACAACAAGAGCCGGCTGAAGCCGCCAACATCGGATTACGTGCTCTCGAGCAGGCCGACACCATGCGCTCTTCGGTCGTGGTGAAGTGGCTCAACGGGTTGGCCACGCCGTTGGCAGATCGCTACGGCGATGTGCGTGCTGTTAGTGAACTCAAGACGGCGGTGGCCGCTTATCACGGCGCCGCCGACGGAAGACAAGTCGATGCTCCCGGCACCTGA
- a CDS encoding helix-turn-helix domain-containing protein codes for MKVRATRKRLGGSDKAQRRAVALKLKAAYEAGATTQGIAVRFGFARTTVRNLLHEVDTAMRPPGAQPLEPQVQL; via the coding sequence GTGAAGGTCCGTGCGACCCGCAAGCGTCTCGGGGGTAGCGACAAAGCCCAGCGGCGAGCGGTCGCGCTGAAACTCAAGGCGGCCTACGAAGCCGGTGCGACTACTCAGGGAATCGCGGTGCGCTTCGGCTTCGCGCGAACGACAGTGCGGAACCTACTGCACGAGGTCGACACCGCCATGCGGCCACCGGGAGCTCAGCCACTTGAGCCGCAGGTCCAGCTGTGA